In Halichondria panicea chromosome 17, odHalPani1.1, whole genome shotgun sequence, a single window of DNA contains:
- the LOC135351239 gene encoding tether containing UBX domain for GLUT4-like, which translates to MATSLTVLCPNGRRVTVKVTPSTAVLKVLEDACLKQRLDPFKHTLKHGGKTMDLSVLFRYTNIPKNAHLEMIPANRTQASCEVLLAVQCEDGSRHQAKFSDPLISLWDVLERVGVVNEPSGEPVMVYMNTQVCGEEALKKKSLKDLGLTAGRAALRFLQRQASAESVTTPSPVSTVPEAIEGTEAISTPTNEAQTDPIAMEINDDVTMESDDDPPKSKLSKPSTEEYHFPAHPISYFPQDIPSITTQVEPPTLEPATGSMMTQSALSLEPAVLMTNHPPSLEPASVMTNHPPSLDPASVNTDPAPSLEPATSSLMTTHSPSLELAASRSEAYTTRDQPTTSTGPVATGTNMDAEPCDREKVVYHLDDSLPLVRTEELADDFFTVTQRDVQVMQSDLKKQAAMEDAPLLTSAMRQVLKEKRFEGYSQTVLRVHLPDRWVLQGLFRPQESLKALVKFVRDNLADPGLKFHLYTTPPKTILRSGRVTLLEAGFVPAAIVYLGVDRGGDTTFPLLSRATLENAQSALQAELAIANKRGSTGRVQSSLTPSTQTSPADNEGRKSVVSAAIGKTMPKWFKIGK; encoded by the exons ATGGCTACTTCATTGACTGTGTTATGTCCCAACGGCAGGAGAGTTACTGTCAAGGTCACTCCTTCTACTGCAGTACTCAAG GTGCTAGAGGACGCCTGTCTAAAGCAGCGACTGGACCCATTCAAACACACACTCAA ACATGGAGGTAAAACGATGGATCTGTCAGTATTATTCCGATACACTAACATACCAAAAAATGCCCACCTGGAGATGATACCAGCCAATAGGACACAAG cCTCATGTGAAGTGTTGCTGGCTGTACAGTGTGAGGATGGTTCAAGACATCAAGCCAAGTTCAGTGACCCTTTAATCTCGCTATGGGACGTCCTAGaacgagtgggtgtggtcaacgaGCCTAGCGGAGAGCCGGTCATGGTGTATATGAACACGCaggtgtgtggggaggaggCTCTCAAGAAAAAAAGTCTCAAGGACCTTGGTCTGACAGCTGGAAGGGCTGCCCTAAG GTTTCTTCAGCGACAAGCTAGTGCAGAGTCTGTGACCACACCATCTCCTGTTAGTACTGTACCTGAGGCAATAGAGGGAACAGAAGCCATCTCAACACCGACCAATGAGGCTCAAACTGACCCAATTGCCATGGAAATTAACGATGATGTTACTATGGAGAGCGATGATGATCCACCAAAGTCAAAGCTGTCAAAGCCATCAACAGAAGAGTACCACTTTCCAGCCCACCCCATCAGCTACTTCCCTCAAGATATTCCCTCCATCACTACACAAGTTGAACCTCCCACCCTAGAGCCAGCTACAGGTAGTATGATGACTCAATCGGCCCTAAGTTTGGAACCTGCTGTCCTGATGACCAACCATCCCCCCAGCCTGGAACCAGCTAGCGTGATGACCAACCATCCCCCCAGCCTGGACCCAGCTAGCGTGAACACTGACCCTGCCCCAAGTTTGGAGCCAGCTACTAGTAGCCTGATGACCACCCATTCCCCCAGTCTAGAGCTGGCAGCTAGCCGCAGTGAGGCTTATACCACAAGAGACCAGCCTACTACCAGTACAGGACCTGTGGCTACTGGAACCAACATGGATGCT GAGCCGTGTGATCGTGAGAAGGTGGTGTACCATCTGGACGACTCCTTGCCCCTCGTACGAACGGAGGAACTCGCGGACGACTTCTTCACTGTCACACAGAGAGACGTGCAAGTGATGCAAAGTGACCTCAAGAAACAAGc agcgaTGGAAGACGCCCCCCTACTGACATCGGCCATGAGACAAGTACTGAAAGAGAAGAGATTTGAGGGCTACTCCCAAACAGTGCTCAGAGTTCACCTCCCCGACCGCTGGGTACTGCAAGGACTCTTCAGACCACAGGAGAGCC TGAAGGCACTGGTGAAATTCGTAAGAGACAACTTGGCTGACCCAGGACTTAAGTTTCATCTCT ACACCACCCCGCCTAAGACAATACTGCGAAGTGGACGGGTGACATTACTGGAGGCGGGGTTTGTGCCTGCAGCCATTGTGTATCTGGGGGTGGACAGGGGAGGAGACACGACGTTCCCTTTGCTGTCGAGAGCCACTCTGGAGAATGCACAGTCAGCACTTCAGGCAGAGCTTGCTATAGCCAACAAGAGAGG ctcTACCGGCAGGGTCCAGTCATCACTGACTCCATCCACTCAGACATCCCCCGCTGACAATGAAGGGAGGAAAAGTGTTGTGTCAGCAGCTATCGGGAAGACAATGCCAAAATGGTTCAAGATAG GTAAATGA